The Chiroxiphia lanceolata isolate bChiLan1 chromosome 3, bChiLan1.pri, whole genome shotgun sequence DNA segment TGCATCTACGCCCTGGTGtgcctgctggggctgctgggcaaCTCCCTGGTCATCTTCGTCATCCTGCGCTACGCCAAGATGAAGACGGCCACCAACATCTACCTGCTCAACCTGGCCATCGCCGACGAGCTCTTCATGCTCAGCATCCCCTTCGTGGCCACCTCGGCCGCGCTGCACCACTGGCCCTTCGGGCGGGCGCTGTGCCGCACCGTGCTGGGCGTGGACGGGCTCAACATGTTCACCAGCGTCTTCTGCCTGACGGTGCTCAGCCTGGACCGCTACATCGCCGTGGTGCACCCGCTGCGCGCGGCCACCTACCGCCGCCCCAGGGTGGCCAAGATGGTCAACGGCGGCGTgtggctcctctccctgctcgTGGCGTCGCCCATCCCCGTCTTCGCTGGGACGGCGGCCACCCGCGACGGCCAGGCCGTGGCCTGCAACCTGCTGTGGCCCAGCCCGGCCTGGTCGGCCGCCTTCGTGGTGTACACCACCCTGCTGGGCTTCCTGCTGCCCGTGTCGGCCATGGGGCTCTGCTACCTGCTCATCGTGGGCAAGATGCGGGCGGTGGCGCAGCgggtgggctgggagcagcGCCGGCGCTCCGAGGGCAAGCTCACCCGCCTGGTGCTCATGGTGGTGGCCGTGTTCGTGGTGTGCTGGATGCCCTTCTACGTGGTGCAGCTGGTCAA contains these protein-coding regions:
- the SSTR4 gene encoding somatostatin receptor type 4, yielding MSTDAEQLLAGARAAAVPLWTVSSWAGSEMPPNSSAAAGEAGRRQGPAEQGGTAGEIAGMVVIQCIYALVCLLGLLGNSLVIFVILRYAKMKTATNIYLLNLAIADELFMLSIPFVATSAALHHWPFGRALCRTVLGVDGLNMFTSVFCLTVLSLDRYIAVVHPLRAATYRRPRVAKMVNGGVWLLSLLVASPIPVFAGTAATRDGQAVACNLLWPSPAWSAAFVVYTTLLGFLLPVSAMGLCYLLIVGKMRAVAQRVGWEQRRRSEGKLTRLVLMVVAVFVVCWMPFYVVQLVNLLLPGRLDATVNNASLILSYSNSCANPILYGFLSENFRHSFHGVLRRCLDASLCCCHAGDRDGDEDEEEEEPLDYCAVPRGDDKGKGCVCPPLPCQQDPLHPQPCCKPGPLLTKTTTF